In Rhodobacter xanthinilyticus, a single window of DNA contains:
- a CDS encoding cytochrome c oxidase subunit 3, which translates to MSTPAAPEPSPLDQLPGDLMMWVLIVSELLVFGAGLAAVLGMRVLDPAGFAAAQDHLHRALAGVNTLVLVSSGYLAARAVRLAEAARPRAARARLAGAAALGAVFLAIKAVEYGDNAAAGIGLTSGGFFTFYYLLTGFHAAHVLAGIVILGLVGARAEPRALEVGAAFWHMVDLVWVLLFPVLYLLR; encoded by the coding sequence ATGAGCACGCCCGCCGCCCCGGAGCCCTCCCCGCTCGATCAGCTTCCGGGCGATCTGATGATGTGGGTGCTGATCGTCTCGGAGCTTTTGGTCTTCGGGGCGGGGCTCGCGGCGGTGCTGGGCATGCGCGTGCTCGACCCGGCGGGCTTTGCCGCGGCGCAAGACCATCTCCATCGCGCGCTGGCGGGGGTGAATACGCTCGTGCTGGTCAGCTCGGGCTATCTCGCGGCGCGGGCGGTGCGCCTGGCCGAGGCCGCCCGGCCCCGGGCCGCGCGGGCGCGCCTTGCGGGCGCCGCCGCGCTCGGGGCGGTGTTTCTGGCGATCAAGGCGGTCGAATATGGCGACAATGCCGCCGCCGGGATCGGGCTGACCTCGGGCGGGTTCTTCACCTTCTACTACCTGCTGACCGGCTTTCACGCGGCCCATGTGCTCGCCGGGATCGTGATCCTCGGCCTCGTGGGCGCACGCGCCGAGCCCCGCGCGCTCGAGGTGGGCGCGGCGTTTTGGCATATGGTCGATCTGGTCTGGGTGCTGCTCTTTCCGGTCCTCTATCTCTTGAGGTGA
- a CDS encoding MaoC/PaaZ C-terminal domain-containing protein produces the protein MNAPAQSLTNHLFHQMKIGDHASLSRHVGPEDIELFAAVSGDANPAHLDANFAAHGPFGHVVIHGMWTAALISAVLGTRLPGPGTIYLDQQVRFQKPVSPGDTVTAEVEVIELIEGKNRVRLATTARNQLGEVVLSGEALVLAPLEQLTWVPGNLPEAVILPKGRWQGFVEEARALPPVRAAVVHPCSKSAILGAVEVRDEGLLDPILIGPAAKIWKRRCKIRPR, from the coding sequence ATGAACGCCCCTGCCCAGAGCCTCACCAACCACCTGTTTCATCAGATGAAAATCGGCGACCACGCCAGTCTCAGCCGTCATGTCGGCCCCGAGGATATCGAGCTGTTCGCCGCCGTTTCCGGCGATGCGAACCCAGCCCATCTGGATGCCAACTTCGCCGCGCATGGGCCTTTTGGCCATGTGGTGATCCATGGCATGTGGACAGCGGCACTGATCTCGGCGGTGCTGGGCACCCGCCTGCCCGGGCCGGGAACTATCTATCTAGACCAGCAGGTTCGCTTTCAAAAGCCGGTCTCTCCCGGCGACACCGTGACTGCCGAGGTTGAAGTGATCGAGTTGATCGAAGGCAAGAACCGTGTCCGCCTTGCGACCACCGCCCGCAATCAACTGGGCGAGGTGGTGCTTTCGGGCGAGGCGCTGGTGCTGGCACCGCTTGAGCAACTGACCTGGGTACCAGGAAACCTCCCCGAGGCGGTGATCTTGCCGAAAGGGCGCTGGCAGGGCTTTGTCGAAGAGGCCCGCGCGCTGCCGCCGGTCAGGGCGGCGGTGGTGCATCCCTGTTCGAAATCCGCGATCCTGGGGGCGGTTGAGGTCCGCGACGAGGGTTTGCTTGATCCGATCCTGATTGGCCCCGCCGCAAAGATCTGGAAACGGCGGTGCAAAATTAGGCCACGGTAG
- a CDS encoding LysR family transcriptional regulator, producing the protein MRTPIDLRSLHAFVTVARESNVSRAAEALHLTQPAISLQLKRLATETGLTLFHRTSKGVELTRDGAALLVKAEQVLAALEDFRQTAHRMTGTVRGALRVGTVIDPDFIRLGQFLSAMAQAAPELRTQLAHGMSGDVPVRLARGEIDLGYFLGDLDEETAAPGAAPQFHHRALTRFRYRVIAPAGWEQRTAGRDWKALAELPWIGTPPASVHHRLLNRLFSGLGVTQNQVAVVDQEPSMLAMVRSGGGLSLCRESVALNEKQIHGLVVVEDAALEVTLGLVTLASRKGEPAIELGFDVIRKIWNLGA; encoded by the coding sequence ATGCGAACCCCCATCGACCTGCGCAGCCTGCACGCCTTTGTCACCGTCGCCCGCGAGAGCAATGTCTCACGCGCGGCCGAAGCGCTGCACCTCACCCAGCCCGCGATCAGCCTGCAACTCAAGCGCCTCGCGACCGAGACCGGGCTGACGCTCTTCCACCGCACCTCGAAGGGGGTCGAGCTGACCCGCGACGGCGCGGCGCTGCTGGTCAAGGCCGAGCAGGTTCTCGCCGCGCTCGAGGATTTCCGGCAAACCGCGCATCGGATGACCGGCACGGTGCGCGGCGCGCTGCGCGTGGGCACGGTGATCGACCCCGATTTCATCCGGCTGGGGCAATTTCTGAGCGCCATGGCGCAGGCGGCGCCGGAGCTCAGAACCCAGCTCGCCCATGGGATGAGCGGCGACGTGCCGGTGCGGCTCGCGCGCGGCGAGATCGATCTGGGCTATTTTCTCGGCGATCTGGACGAGGAGACCGCCGCTCCGGGCGCCGCGCCCCAGTTCCACCACCGCGCCCTCACCCGGTTCCGATATCGGGTGATCGCGCCCGCGGGCTGGGAGCAACGCACCGCCGGGCGGGATTGGAAAGCGCTCGCCGAGCTGCCCTGGATCGGCACGCCGCCGGCCTCGGTGCATCATCGGCTGCTCAACAGATTGTTTTCCGGCCTCGGCGTCACCCAAAATCAGGTCGCCGTGGTGGATCAGGAGCCCTCGATGCTCGCGATGGTGCGCTCGGGCGGCGGGCTCAGCCTGTGCCGCGAATCGGTCGCGCTGAATGAAAAGCAGATCCACGGCCTCGTCGTTGTCGAGGACGCCGCGCTCGAGGTGACGCTCGGCCTCGTCACGCTGGCGAGCCGCAAGGGCGAACCCGCGATCGAGCTCGGCTTCGATGTGATCCGCAAGATCTGGAACCTGGGCGCCTGA
- a CDS encoding cold-shock protein, giving the protein MANGTVKWFNATKGFGFIQPQSGGKDIFVHISALERAGISHLNDGQAVTYELETGRDGRESARDLKIA; this is encoded by the coding sequence ATGGCCAACGGCACCGTGAAATGGTTCAACGCTACCAAAGGCTTCGGCTTCATCCAACCGCAGAGCGGCGGCAAGGACATCTTCGTCCATATCTCGGCCCTCGAACGCGCAGGCATCTCGCATCTCAATGACGGCCAAGCCGTCACCTATGAGCTCGAGACCGGCCGCGACGGGCGCGAATCCGCCCGCGATCTGAAGATCGCCTGA
- the istA gene encoding IS21 family transposase — MELYKKVRLACAEGMSARAAAKHFNISRGTVEKMLAFSVPPGYRRDKPIRRPKLDGFTEFIDAWLEADKAVHRKQRHTAKRIWERLQAEHGFTGGYTIVKDYVRERERRTREMFVPLAHPPGHAQADFGEAVVVIAGVEQKAHFFVIDLPHSDAYFVRAYPAATAEAWIDGHVRAFAFFGGVPQSVLYDNDRCLVSKIQPDGTRIRATLFSGLQSHYLFRDRYGRPGKGNDKGAVEGMVGYARRNHMVPIPHFASWDAFNADLEGQCCARLTRILRGHKETIGERLQRDLAAMRPLPTAPFDACDQASGRVSSQSLVRYDTNDYSVPVAYGHQDVWIRGYVDEVVIGCRGEVIARHPRCYDREDMIFDPVHYLPLIERKINALDQAAPLAEWDLPEEFQTLRRLMEARMLKMGRREYVQVLRLLETFGMDDLHAAVKKALKLGAVGFDAVKHLVLCQVEKRPPRLDLDVYPYLPRANVETTRAASYMALMSEAAE, encoded by the coding sequence GTGGAACTTTACAAGAAGGTTCGCTTGGCGTGTGCCGAGGGCATGAGCGCGCGGGCGGCGGCGAAGCATTTCAACATTTCGCGCGGGACGGTTGAGAAGATGTTGGCCTTCTCGGTGCCGCCTGGCTACCGGCGGGACAAGCCGATCAGGCGGCCGAAGCTGGACGGGTTCACCGAGTTCATTGACGCCTGGCTTGAAGCCGACAAGGCGGTGCATCGCAAGCAGCGTCATACGGCCAAGCGGATATGGGAACGGCTTCAGGCCGAGCATGGCTTCACCGGCGGCTATACGATCGTCAAGGATTACGTGCGTGAGCGTGAGCGGCGGACACGGGAGATGTTCGTGCCACTGGCCCATCCGCCGGGCCATGCTCAGGCCGATTTTGGCGAAGCGGTCGTCGTCATCGCCGGTGTCGAGCAGAAGGCGCATTTCTTTGTCATCGACCTGCCGCACAGCGATGCCTATTTCGTCCGGGCCTATCCGGCGGCGACGGCGGAGGCCTGGATAGACGGGCATGTCCGCGCCTTTGCCTTCTTCGGCGGGGTGCCGCAGTCGGTGCTCTACGATAACGACCGCTGCCTGGTCTCGAAGATCCAGCCAGATGGCACGCGCATCCGCGCCACGCTGTTCAGCGGCTTGCAGTCGCATTACCTGTTTCGGGATCGCTATGGTCGGCCCGGGAAGGGGAACGACAAGGGCGCTGTCGAGGGGATGGTCGGCTACGCCCGCCGCAACCACATGGTGCCGATCCCCCACTTTGCCAGTTGGGACGCCTTCAACGCCGACCTTGAAGGGCAGTGCTGCGCACGCCTCACGCGCATTCTTCGGGGTCACAAGGAGACGATCGGCGAGAGGCTGCAGCGCGATCTGGCGGCGATGCGCCCATTGCCTACTGCCCCGTTCGACGCCTGCGACCAAGCGAGCGGCAGGGTCAGCTCGCAGTCGCTCGTGCGCTATGACACCAACGATTACTCGGTCCCGGTCGCCTATGGCCATCAGGATGTCTGGATCCGCGGCTATGTCGATGAGGTCGTGATCGGCTGTCGCGGGGAGGTGATCGCCCGACACCCGCGCTGTTACGATCGCGAGGACATGATCTTCGACCCGGTTCACTACCTCCCGCTGATCGAGCGCAAGATCAATGCCTTGGACCAGGCTGCGCCTCTGGCGGAATGGGACCTGCCCGAAGAGTTCCAGACTTTGCGCCGCCTGATGGAGGCGCGCATGCTCAAGATGGGGCGCCGCGAGTATGTGCAGGTGCTGCGGCTGCTTGAGACCTTTGGCATGGATGACCTGCATGCCGCCGTGAAGAAGGCCCTGAAGCTGGGCGCGGTCGGCTTTGACGCCGTGAAGCACCTCGTGCTTTGCCAGGTCGAGAAGCGCCCCCCAAGGCTTGATCTCGATGTCTACCCCTACCTGCCGCGGGCGAACGTCGAGACGACGCGTGCGGCCAGCTACATGGCCTTGATGTCGGAGGCGGCGGAATGA
- a CDS encoding PHA/PHB synthase family protein: MREALSAQLSGGISPGSLMLAWSDWIFHLAQAPGKRMELGVKAGRKWQRLLAHLMSSAMDPEAVPVITPLPGDRRFADEAWAKPPFSWMSQAFLLQQQWLHNVTHEVPGVTKHHEDVVSFAAKQMLDVFSPSNNPFTNPEVLARTWSTGGMNLVKGWQNWLQDATRQISQEPPEGVEAFTPGRDVAVTPGKVIFRNHLIELIQYAPVTETVHPEPVLIIPAWIMKYYILDLSPENSLIRWLVAQGHTVFAISWRNPGAEDRDLTLEDYRLQGTMAALDEISRLVPDQKIHATGYCLGGTLLSIAAAAMAGEGDDRLASLTLLAAQVDFTEPGELALFIDPSQLHFLESMMWNRGYLSADQMAGAFQLLRSNDLIWSRMVHDYLMGERTAMNDLMAWNADSTRMPYRMHAEYLRKLYLENELSSGRFAAGGKTVLLQNIRVPAFAVGTERDHVAPWKSVYKIHQFTDCDVTFALTSGGHNAGIVSPPGHPRRRYRLATRTHGDALLPPETWADANSTTEGSWWTPWQAWLAAHSSAPAAPPAMGKALEDAPGTYVFQR; encoded by the coding sequence ATCCGCGAGGCGCTTTCAGCCCAACTGAGCGGCGGCATCTCGCCGGGCTCGTTGATGCTGGCCTGGTCGGACTGGATCTTTCATCTGGCCCAGGCACCTGGCAAACGGATGGAACTCGGCGTCAAGGCGGGGCGCAAATGGCAGCGTCTGTTGGCGCATCTCATGTCTTCCGCGATGGACCCAGAGGCCGTCCCGGTCATCACGCCTTTGCCCGGGGACCGCCGTTTCGCAGATGAAGCCTGGGCAAAACCGCCATTCAGCTGGATGTCGCAGGCATTTCTGCTGCAACAGCAATGGCTGCATAACGTCACCCATGAGGTACCCGGCGTCACGAAACACCACGAGGATGTGGTGTCCTTTGCCGCGAAGCAGATGCTCGACGTGTTTTCCCCCTCGAACAACCCATTCACCAATCCCGAAGTATTGGCACGGACCTGGTCCACGGGCGGCATGAACCTGGTGAAGGGCTGGCAGAACTGGCTGCAGGACGCGACCCGCCAGATCAGTCAGGAACCGCCCGAAGGGGTCGAAGCTTTTACGCCGGGCCGCGATGTGGCGGTGACGCCGGGCAAGGTGATCTTCCGCAATCATCTGATCGAGCTGATCCAATACGCGCCCGTGACCGAAACCGTGCATCCTGAGCCGGTACTGATCATCCCGGCCTGGATCATGAAATATTACATCCTCGACCTGAGCCCCGAGAATTCCCTGATCCGCTGGCTGGTGGCCCAGGGCCATACGGTTTTTGCGATCTCTTGGCGCAATCCCGGCGCGGAAGACCGTGATCTGACGTTGGAAGATTACCGGCTACAAGGGACGATGGCAGCGCTGGATGAAATCAGCCGCCTGGTGCCCGACCAGAAGATCCATGCCACCGGCTACTGCCTGGGCGGCACGCTCTTGTCGATTGCGGCAGCCGCGATGGCCGGCGAGGGCGATGACCGCCTCGCCTCGCTGACGCTGCTCGCCGCTCAGGTGGATTTCACCGAGCCTGGGGAACTTGCGCTGTTCATCGATCCGAGCCAGCTACATTTCCTTGAAAGCATGATGTGGAACCGGGGTTATCTTTCCGCCGATCAGATGGCCGGGGCGTTTCAACTGTTGCGGTCGAATGACCTCATCTGGTCGCGGATGGTGCATGATTACCTGATGGGCGAGCGGACGGCGATGAATGATCTCATGGCCTGGAACGCCGACAGCACCCGCATGCCTTACCGCATGCATGCCGAGTATCTGCGTAAGCTTTATCTCGAGAACGAGCTTTCCTCAGGCCGTTTCGCTGCGGGGGGCAAGACGGTGCTGCTGCAGAATATCCGCGTACCGGCTTTTGCGGTCGGAACCGAACGCGATCACGTCGCACCGTGGAAATCGGTCTATAAGATCCACCAGTTTACTGATTGCGATGTGACCTTCGCGCTGACATCGGGCGGACATAATGCCGGCATCGTCTCGCCACCCGGCCATCCGCGCCGCCGTTACCGGCTGGCCACCCGAACCCATGGGGATGCACTTTTGCCGCCGGAAACCTGGGCTGACGCCAACTCCACAACGGAGGGCTCCTGGTGGACACCGTGGCAGGCCTGGCTGGCCGCGCATTCCTCTGCACCCGCCGCGCCGCCCGCCATGGGAAAGGCGCTGGAAGATGCACCCGGCACTTACGTCTTTCAAAGGTGA
- a CDS encoding GMC family oxidoreductase, which yields MTTESFDYIIIGAGSAGCLLANRLSQDPATRVLLLEAGKSDRYPWIHIPVGYLYCIGNPRTDWLYQTAPEAGLNGRALRYPRGKTLGGCSSINGMIYMRGQARDYDGWAQAVGDEAWSWQNALPDFIAHEDHYRLDAGAQAGAGGRFAALHGHGGEWRVEKQRLRWEILDDVAKAMVEAGIAPTEDFNAGDNSGVGYFEVNQKAGWRWNTAKAFLRPVRGRRNLTVWTEAQVERLSLETDPDGARRCTGAIVRRGGAQLSLRAAREVILSAGAIGSPQILQLSGIGPAAHLKALGITPCLDAPGVGANLQDHLQIRAIYKVQGARTLNTLANSWLGRARIGLRYALSRSGPMSMAPSQLGAFTRSAPDRPHANLEYHVQPLSLDAFGEGLHRFPAVTASVCNLNPTSRGHVRIRAPHAEQPPEIAPNYLSTEEDRAIAVQSLRQVRAILAQPALAKYRPEEWKPGPEIQSDAELARLAGDIATTIFHPVGTAKMGRAEDPLAVVDSHLRVRGVRGLRVVDASIMPEITSGNTNAPVLMIAEKAARWIRGGV from the coding sequence ATGACGACTGAGAGCTTTGATTATATCATCATCGGGGCCGGCTCGGCCGGCTGCCTGCTCGCCAACCGTCTGAGCCAGGACCCCGCGACGCGGGTCTTGCTGCTCGAGGCGGGCAAATCCGACCGCTACCCCTGGATCCATATCCCCGTCGGCTATCTCTATTGCATCGGCAATCCGCGCACCGACTGGCTCTATCAGACCGCGCCCGAGGCCGGGCTCAACGGCCGCGCGCTGCGCTATCCGCGCGGCAAGACGCTCGGCGGCTGTTCCTCGATCAACGGCATGATCTACATGCGCGGCCAGGCGCGCGATTATGACGGCTGGGCGCAGGCGGTGGGGGATGAGGCCTGGAGCTGGCAAAATGCGCTGCCCGATTTCATCGCCCATGAGGATCATTACCGCCTCGATGCCGGGGCGCAGGCGGGCGCGGGGGGGCGCTTTGCCGCGCTGCATGGCCATGGCGGCGAGTGGCGCGTCGAGAAGCAGCGGCTGCGCTGGGAGATCCTCGACGATGTTGCCAAGGCGATGGTCGAGGCGGGGATCGCGCCGACGGAGGATTTCAACGCCGGCGACAACAGCGGCGTGGGCTATTTCGAGGTCAATCAGAAAGCGGGCTGGCGCTGGAACACGGCCAAGGCGTTCTTGCGCCCGGTGCGGGGGCGGCGCAATCTGACGGTCTGGACCGAGGCGCAGGTCGAGCGGCTGAGCCTCGAGACCGACCCGGACGGCGCGCGCCGCTGCACCGGGGCGATCGTGCGGCGCGGTGGCGCGCAGCTGAGCCTGCGCGCGGCGCGCGAGGTGATCTTGTCCGCCGGCGCGATCGGCTCGCCGCAGATCCTGCAACTCTCCGGCATCGGCCCGGCCGCGCATCTCAAGGCGCTCGGCATCACGCCCTGTCTCGATGCGCCGGGGGTGGGGGCGAACCTGCAAGACCATTTGCAGATCCGCGCGATCTACAAGGTGCAGGGCGCGCGCACGCTCAACACGCTCGCCAACAGCTGGCTCGGCCGGGCGCGGATCGGGCTGCGCTATGCGCTCAGCCGCAGCGGGCCGATGAGCATGGCGCCAAGCCAGCTGGGCGCCTTCACCCGCTCGGCGCCCGACCGGCCCCATGCCAATCTCGAATATCACGTCCAGCCGCTCAGCCTCGACGCCTTTGGCGAGGGGCTGCACCGCTTCCCCGCGGTCACCGCGAGCGTGTGCAACCTCAACCCGACGAGCCGAGGCCATGTGCGGATCCGCGCGCCGCACGCCGAGCAGCCGCCCGAGATCGCGCCGAACTACCTCTCCACCGAGGAAGACCGCGCGATCGCGGTGCAAAGCCTGCGCCAGGTGCGCGCGATCCTGGCGCAGCCGGCCTTGGCGAAATACCGCCCCGAGGAATGGAAGCCCGGCCCCGAGATCCAGAGCGACGCGGAGCTCGCGCGCCTTGCGGGCGATATCGCGACCACGATCTTTCACCCGGTGGGCACCGCGAAGATGGGCCGGGCGGAGGACCCGCTCGCGGTCGTCGACAGCCATCTGCGGGTGCGCGGGGTGCGCGGGCTGCGCGTGGTCGATGCCTCGATCATGCCCGAGATCACCAGCGGCAACACCAATGCGCCGGTGCTGATGATCGCGGAGAAGGCGGCGCGCTGGATCCGGGGCGGGGTCTGA
- a CDS encoding nitric oxide reductase activation protein NorD, whose product MTKIDFEPWEPEESVGKLWHALASRLDAPAAYDGARVDLSEVGGRLAVLFRALGGAASVEIRPVVEEVSRHRLGLLRRLGHEAERAPRASFDGAALRLPGALALFPAREANGAAYLWLTAQAATAPPPTDLPEDPLQADLARIARARALAGATLAEAPGLRSLHADLCAVLAALRPRADLPAVEAAIEALIRAELGDPAPLPALAKDYARRLAEGDFADLRAPRGYCPARPVALWLDLRAPGVSAPSEVETRTTEGPPEEGKGREMHRARRHRADQAERKDSFILHKFEAILSWAEFLNLNRRIEDDDTEAAKKAADDQEEIGLGQVSKAPATRLKLHLDLAPEDADREARSGRFTYPEWDVRGGVYLPAHCVVLASDVAPGAAVPGFRTDPQAQRRIRAVRRQFEALRPGRVTTSGHLDGEELDLEATVRAAADLRASGTASERIWRQSRPLKRDLAVSCLLDVSRSTESAVAGRAVIEIEQEALAALAWGLEACGDDFAINAFSSLKRERVYLLNCKRFGEPMSATVEARIAALKPGFYTRLGAAIRHASADLAQQSRKRRLLLVITDGKPNDLDHYEGRHGIEDSRMAVLEARRAGAAVHGITIDREGKAWFARIFGRGGFSVIPHADRLTAALPEIYRHLVGA is encoded by the coding sequence GTGACGAAGATCGACTTCGAGCCATGGGAACCCGAAGAAAGCGTCGGGAAACTGTGGCACGCCCTTGCCAGCCGTCTGGACGCCCCCGCGGCGTATGATGGAGCTCGTGTCGACCTCTCCGAGGTCGGCGGGCGGCTGGCAGTCCTTTTTCGCGCGCTCGGCGGCGCGGCCTCGGTCGAGATCCGGCCCGTCGTCGAGGAGGTCAGCCGCCACCGGCTCGGCCTGTTGCGCCGGCTCGGCCATGAGGCCGAGCGCGCGCCCCGCGCCTCGTTTGACGGCGCGGCGCTGCGCCTGCCCGGGGCGCTGGCGCTCTTTCCCGCGCGCGAGGCCAATGGCGCGGCCTATCTGTGGCTGACCGCCCAGGCCGCCACCGCGCCGCCCCCCACCGACCTGCCCGAAGACCCGCTGCAAGCCGATCTCGCCCGTATCGCGCGCGCCCGTGCGCTGGCGGGCGCGACGCTGGCCGAGGCGCCGGGGCTGCGCAGCCTTCACGCCGATCTGTGCGCCGTGCTCGCCGCGCTGCGCCCGCGCGCCGATCTGCCCGCGGTCGAGGCCGCGATCGAGGCGCTGATCCGGGCCGAGCTGGGCGACCCCGCCCCCCTGCCCGCGCTCGCCAAGGACTATGCCCGCCGTCTGGCTGAGGGCGATTTCGCCGATCTGCGCGCGCCGCGCGGCTATTGCCCGGCGCGGCCGGTGGCGCTCTGGCTCGATCTGCGCGCGCCCGGGGTTTCGGCGCCGAGCGAGGTCGAGACCCGCACCACCGAAGGCCCCCCCGAAGAGGGCAAGGGCCGCGAGATGCACCGCGCGCGCCGCCACCGCGCCGATCAGGCCGAGCGCAAGGACAGCTTCATCCTCCACAAATTCGAGGCGATCCTGAGCTGGGCGGAGTTTCTCAACCTCAACCGCCGGATCGAGGACGACGACACCGAGGCGGCCAAAAAGGCCGCCGACGATCAGGAGGAGATCGGCCTCGGCCAGGTCTCGAAAGCGCCCGCGACGCGGCTCAAGCTGCATCTCGACCTCGCGCCCGAGGATGCCGACCGCGAGGCGCGCTCGGGGCGTTTCACCTACCCCGAATGGGACGTGCGCGGGGGCGTCTATCTGCCGGCGCATTGCGTGGTGCTGGCCTCCGATGTGGCGCCGGGCGCGGCCGTGCCGGGGTTTCGCACCGACCCGCAGGCGCAGCGCCGGATCCGCGCCGTGCGCCGCCAGTTCGAGGCGCTGCGCCCCGGCCGGGTCACGACCTCGGGCCATCTCGACGGCGAGGAGCTCGACCTCGAGGCGACGGTGCGCGCCGCGGCCGATCTGCGCGCCAGCGGCACCGCGAGCGAGCGGATCTGGCGCCAGAGCCGGCCCTTGAAACGCGATCTGGCGGTCTCGTGCCTGCTCGATGTCTCGCGCTCGACCGAGAGCGCGGTCGCCGGGCGGGCGGTGATCGAGATCGAACAGGAGGCGCTCGCCGCGCTCGCCTGGGGGCTCGAGGCCTGCGGTGATGATTTTGCGATCAACGCCTTTTCCTCGCTCAAGCGCGAGCGGGTCTATCTGCTCAACTGCAAGCGCTTCGGCGAGCCGATGAGCGCCACCGTCGAGGCGCGGATCGCGGCGCTCAAACCGGGCTTCTACACCCGCCTCGGCGCCGCCATCCGCCACGCGAGCGCCGATCTCGCGCAGCAATCGCGCAAACGGCGGCTCTTACTCGTGATCACCGATGGCAAGCCCAACGACCTCGACCATTACGAGGGCCGCCACGGTATCGAGGACAGCCGGATGGCGGTGCTCGAGGCGCGGCGGGCGGGCGCGGCGGTGCATGGCATCACCATCGACCGCGAGGGCAAGGCGTGGTTTGCGCGCATCTTCGGGCGCGGCGGGTTCTCGGTGATCCCCCATGCCGACCGGCTGACGGCGGCGCTGCCCGAGATCTACCGCCATCTGGTGGGCGCATGA
- the istB gene encoding IS21-like element helper ATPase IstB produces the protein MSEAPKILLAHHLKTLKLPTFLREHEKVARQCAAEGLDHVQFLSRLVELELIDRERRMVERRIKAAKFPATKSLDSFDFKAIPKLNKMQVLELARCEWIERRENVIALGPSGTGKTHIALGLGLAACQKGMSVSFTTAAALVNELMEARDERRLLRVQKQMAAVKLLIIDELGFVPLSKTGAELLFEMISQRYERGATLITSNLPFDEWTETFGTERLTGALLDRLTHHVNILEMNGESYRLAQSRARKTGDNT, from the coding sequence ATGAGCGAGGCTCCGAAGATCCTGCTTGCCCACCATCTGAAGACGCTGAAGCTGCCCACCTTCCTGCGGGAACACGAGAAGGTTGCGCGCCAATGCGCCGCCGAAGGGTTGGACCATGTCCAATTCCTGTCGCGCCTCGTTGAACTGGAACTCATTGACCGCGAGCGGCGGATGGTCGAGCGCCGCATCAAGGCTGCGAAGTTCCCGGCCACCAAAAGCCTCGACAGCTTCGACTTCAAGGCGATCCCGAAGCTGAACAAGATGCAGGTGCTGGAACTGGCGCGCTGCGAATGGATCGAACGGCGTGAGAACGTGATCGCCCTTGGCCCCAGCGGAACCGGCAAGACCCACATTGCCTTGGGCCTCGGGTTGGCGGCCTGCCAGAAGGGCATGTCTGTCAGCTTCACCACCGCCGCCGCGCTGGTCAACGAGCTGATGGAGGCGCGAGACGAACGTCGGCTGCTGCGCGTCCAGAAGCAGATGGCTGCCGTCAAGCTGCTGATCATCGACGAGCTCGGGTTCGTGCCCCTGTCAAAGACCGGCGCCGAGCTGCTTTTTGAGATGATCTCCCAGCGCTACGAGCGCGGTGCCACGCTGATCACCAGCAATCTGCCCTTCGATGAATGGACCGAGACCTTCGGCACCGAGCGGCTGACCGGCGCGCTCCTCGACCGGTTGACCCACCACGTCAACATCCTCGAGATGAACGGCGAAAGCTATCGCCTCGCGCAAAGTCGCGCGCGCAAGACCGGCGACAACACCTGA